ATTCAGAAGTAAATAAGTATTTTTTAGAACTCATTTTTCTCTTTCTTTCTAATTATTCTCCGAGTAGGTTTTTGTACATTCAGTTATTCTGTGCTGTGGTATTTGGGCTTTAGTTTTTGATTTGACATGTTAACCTGCATCTGTCGCTTTTGTCTTAAGTTTGGCTGTTTTATTATGCCAACTCGCCATCTGCCGCTTTTGTTTCAGTTTGACTGTTTTATTATGCCAACTCGCCATCTGCCGCTTTTGTTTCAGTTTGGCTGTTTTATTATGCCAACTCGCCATCTGCCGCTTTTGTCTTAAGTTTGGCTGTTTTATTATGTCAACTCGCCATCTGCCGCTTTTGTTTCAGTTTGGCTGTTTTATTATGTCAACTCGCCATCTGCCGCTTCGATACCTTAGCCCCCCTCGGAAGGGTGTTTCGGAAATTTGGGTTATAATTTCTTTAACACAAACTAACCTTAAGAAAATATTAATTCAAAAGCCGAATTAGGTCAAACCTTTCAATAAAAAACGCCCCTTTAAAGAGCGTTTTTGTTACATATTGTTTTATTATTTCAGAGTAAATAAAATTAGCCTCTGATGTTTAATTTTTTCAAGATATCTCTGTAAGAATCAAGATTTTTATTTTTTAAATATGCAAGAAGTTGTTTTCTTTGACCAACCATCATCAAAAGCCCACGTCTTCCTTGGAAATCTTTTTGGTTAGCTTTCAAGTGTTCAGTAAGCTCGTTAATTTTTTGGCTAAGTAGAGCTATTTGAACTTCCGCACTACCTGTATCTTTGCCGTCTTTGCCGAATTTTTCTATGATTTCAGCTTTGTTTTTCAAGTTAATTGACATTTCTTATTCCTTTTTTCTTATTATTTTATATTGGTGTGTAAACTATTATATTACAAAAGAGTTCATTACTAATAGTAGTGTAACGATAATATCACTTCAAGATTTATTTGCAAATGTTAAAAAATATTAGGAAAAAATTTACAAAAGGCAATTTTTAGAATTGAGCAATCTTATTTTATGGGTAAGAAAACGGAGTGTTAAAATGAGCAACGTGAATTTTTGCGGAAGAGTCCCTGTGAAGATGAATCAGTATGTGAAGAACGCATCAGCAGAAAAAATTGCAGCAAATATAAATGACGCATTTCACGCAATGGGAAGCAAACATTTACGCCCCGTTTCAGGCAAATCTTTGATGGAAATTAATACTGATTGCTTTGATAAAAAGACGCATCTTTTAACCGAACAAGGCAAAAAATGTTTTGATAAAGTAAACAAACAAATTGATGTTACAACAGATTCAACGATGGGCGATTATTACCGAGCTATGGTCGGATATATCCAAAACTTTTCTTTTGAGGGCATGGTTTCCAGATTTTTTGATACTTTCCAATAAAATTATTCTGCACACATTTTTTCTTTGAGTTAAAATAGACTTGCATAGGAGATATCCTAGTTTGCAATAGAATTAATGAATAAGTCACGGAGAAAAAAATGAGTAATATCAGAGTAAGAATTGCCCCCTCACCGAGTGGAAATTTGCATATAGGTACTGCAAGAACTGCATTGTTCAACTATTTATTTGCAAAAAAAATGGGCGGCACTTTCGTTTTGAGAATTGAAGATACTGACGCTGAAAGAACAAGCCAAGCATATATTGATAATATTTTTGATAGCTTGAAGGCATTAGGCTTGAATTGGGATGAAGGTCCTGATATTGGTGGTGAATACGGTCCTTATACTCAATCTGAAAGATTTGATATTTACCCTAAATATATCAAAAAACTTTTGGATAACGGCTTTGCTTACGAATGTTTCTGCACTCCTGAGGAATTGCAGGCTGAAAAAGAAGAAGCAACAAAAAATAAAAAACCTTATGTTTATTCAAAAAAATGTGAGAATTTGACAGAAGAAGAAAAAAATAAATTGAGAGCAGAAGGCAGAAAACCTGCGATAAGATTTTCCATTGAAAAAGCCCAAAAAGCTTTTCATGATACCAATATGTTGACTTTTGAAGATATGGTTAAAGGTCATTTGCACCAAGATACTTCTTTAATCGGCGACTTTGTAATTATGAAATCAAACGGTTCTCCGACATACAACTTTGCCGTTGTTATAGATGATATGTTGATGAAAATTTCTCATATTATTCGTGGTGAAGACCATATTTCAAATACTTTCAAACAAATCTTGATATATGAAGCTTTGGGGGCAGAAGTTCCTGAATTTGGTCATCTTGGTATGATTCTTGCTCCGGATAGAAGCAAACTTTCAAAACGCCACGGTGCTACTGCCGTAAGTGAATTTGTAGAAAAAGGTTATTTGACAGATGCTTTGATTAACTTTGTTGCACTTCTCGGTTGGGCACCATCAGACGGTGAAGAAATTAAATCTGTCGATGAAATCGCAAATGATTTTAGAATCAATGAAATATCTTCTTCTAATTCAATTTTTGAATATGAAAAATTGAACTGGATGAACGGTCAATATATTAAAAAAATGGAGATTAAAAAGCTTACAGAAATGGCAAAACCCTATCTTGCTTGCTATGACTTGACTACATTAACAGAAGAACAACTTGAAAAAGTCATAGAAATTACTCGTGAGCCTATTACAATTCTTTCTGATTTGACAGATGACGTTAAATATTTCTTTGGAAAGGATGTTGAAGTAGAAGAAAAAGTTCAAATAGAGGTTTTGGATACAGAACTTTCTCAAAATGTTTTGAAAGAAGCAATGAATAGAGTTGATGAATGGGCATTTGATGATTCTGAAAAACTTCATGAACAATTAGCTGACTTTAGAGCCTATTTCAAAGAACAACACGGAATTAAGCCAAAGCAAACAATGTGGGCTCTTAGAGCTGCTACTACAGGTAGAACCCACGGTGCTGATATGGTTGCAACTTTCGAAATCGTTGGCAAAGACAGAATTAAACATAGAATTGAAAAAGCTATAAAATAGCTTGTAAAATCATTATAATTTTAATGGTGACTTTCTCAACAGTCACCATTTTGTTATAATAAACGAAGTTGAAAAGGATAATTTATGCAAACATATTTTATAAGTAATAATTCTAAGAAATTGATTGTTGTTTTATGTGGTTGGGGAATGGACGAAGCTCCTTTTTTGCCTTTGACAACTAAGGAAACGGATTTTTTATTCATTTATGATTATTCAAATTTAGATTTAAAAATGGATTTCAATATTGATTTTTCTATTTACGAGAAAAATTATCTTGTAGCTTTTTCTTATGGGGTTTTTATTGCAGGACTTGTTGAGGATGAACTTCCTCCTTTTGATTATTCAGTCGCTGTTTCAGGGACACGTTTCCCTATTGATAAAAAATATGGCATAAATCCAAGAATTTTTGACTTAACATTGGAGTCAGTTTCAGATGTGAGTTTGAAAAAATTTAATGAAAAAATGTTCGATTTACCGGAAGATTATCGGAAATATTATGTAAATCTTCCTTTTAGAACCGCAGAAAGTGCAAAAATAGAGCTTTCTAAAATCAAAGAATATGCTAAAAGCTCTAAATATTATGACTTTGCTTTTGATAAAGCTATTGTGCCTCTTAATGATAAAATATTCCCAACGGCAAGTCAGTCTGCTTATTGGGGTAACAAGGCTGTTAGTGTTGAGTCGGGGCACTTTTGTTTATACAAATTCAACTCGTTTTATGAGATAATCAAGCAATGATAATTAAAGATTTAATTAAGAATAGTTTTTCGAAAAACTTTAAAAGTTACGATAAGAATGCACTGGTTCAAAAGCTTATGGCAGATGAGCTCGCAGAACTTTTGTCAGATAAGGAAATCTCCTCAGTCTTTGAAATAGGCATGGGGACTGGCTTTTTGACCAAAAAAATAAATGAAAAATTCTGCCTGAAATCCTATACTGCTAATGATATAGCTGGTTGCGAGTGTTTTTTGCAAAAAATTAATCCTTCATTTGACTTTCTCCAAGGTGATATTGAGGCTCTAAACCTTACCGGGAGCTACGATGCGGTTGTGTCTAACGCTGTTCTCCAATGGATGTGTGATTTTGACGGTCTTTTTGCAAAGATAAAAAGATGTTTAAATGATAAAGGCGTTTTTGCTTTTTCGACTTTTGGCTTGAAAAATTACCAAGAGGTAAAAACAGCAGGTGGTAATGTTTTAGAATACAAAAGTATGTCGGAGTTGGAGGCTTTGCTTCAAAAATATTTCAAAGTAGAAATTATTTATGAAAGAGAAAAAGTTTTGTATTTTCCAACTGTTAAAGATGTTTTAAAACATATTAAAAAAACAGGTGTAAATGCAACTTCTGAGTCGCCAATGTCTATTTCAGAGTTGAAAAAATTCCAAAATCAATACGCAAAATTGAATTCTACCCCTCTAGGCTTTTCTCTTACTTACAACCCTGTTTATGTCCTTTGCTCCAAAAATAGCAATTAATTACAAAATATAAAATCTTTGCCCTGCCATGTTATTAACTTTATAATATTAAACTAAGATAATATGATTGTTAAGGAAGGTGTTATATGGCAGTAAAAGAAAAAGAGCCCGTAAATACAGCGGATGAAAAAAATAAAGCATTAAAATTAGCCATTGAAAAAATCGAAAAAGATTTTGGAAAAGGCTCAATAATGCGTCTGGGTGACAAAACAGCCGTATCAG
This genomic stretch from Candidatus Gastranaerophilales bacterium harbors:
- the rpsO gene encoding 30S ribosomal protein S15, which encodes MSINLKNKAEIIEKFGKDGKDTGSAEVQIALLSQKINELTEHLKANQKDFQGRRGLLMMVGQRKQLLAYLKNKNLDSYRDILKKLNIRG
- the gltX gene encoding glutamate--tRNA ligase, which translates into the protein MSNIRVRIAPSPSGNLHIGTARTALFNYLFAKKMGGTFVLRIEDTDAERTSQAYIDNIFDSLKALGLNWDEGPDIGGEYGPYTQSERFDIYPKYIKKLLDNGFAYECFCTPEELQAEKEEATKNKKPYVYSKKCENLTEEEKNKLRAEGRKPAIRFSIEKAQKAFHDTNMLTFEDMVKGHLHQDTSLIGDFVIMKSNGSPTYNFAVVIDDMLMKISHIIRGEDHISNTFKQILIYEALGAEVPEFGHLGMILAPDRSKLSKRHGATAVSEFVEKGYLTDALINFVALLGWAPSDGEEIKSVDEIANDFRINEISSSNSIFEYEKLNWMNGQYIKKMEIKKLTEMAKPYLACYDLTTLTEEQLEKVIEITREPITILSDLTDDVKYFFGKDVEVEEKVQIEVLDTELSQNVLKEAMNRVDEWAFDDSEKLHEQLADFRAYFKEQHGIKPKQTMWALRAATTGRTHGADMVATFEIVGKDRIKHRIEKAIK
- a CDS encoding DUF452 family protein; this translates as MQTYFISNNSKKLIVVLCGWGMDEAPFLPLTTKETDFLFIYDYSNLDLKMDFNIDFSIYEKNYLVAFSYGVFIAGLVEDELPPFDYSVAVSGTRFPIDKKYGINPRIFDLTLESVSDVSLKKFNEKMFDLPEDYRKYYVNLPFRTAESAKIELSKIKEYAKSSKYYDFAFDKAIVPLNDKIFPTASQSAYWGNKAVSVESGHFCLYKFNSFYEIIKQ
- the bioC gene encoding malonyl-ACP O-methyltransferase BioC is translated as MIIKDLIKNSFSKNFKSYDKNALVQKLMADELAELLSDKEISSVFEIGMGTGFLTKKINEKFCLKSYTANDIAGCECFLQKINPSFDFLQGDIEALNLTGSYDAVVSNAVLQWMCDFDGLFAKIKRCLNDKGVFAFSTFGLKNYQEVKTAGGNVLEYKSMSELEALLQKYFKVEIIYEREKVLYFPTVKDVLKHIKKTGVNATSESPMSISELKKFQNQYAKLNSTPLGFSLTYNPVYVLCSKNSN